Proteins from a genomic interval of uncultured Desulfuromusa sp.:
- a CDS encoding TIGR00730 family Rossman fold protein: MPLRFDRCNGEIDELIDQLMRKTGVHHPDMIREMILGALKSGQENDYLADQKLMRTTMKEMRYTNKVFSPYRNRRKVTIFGSARTPSDAAIYKTCVEFSRMLVERNYMVITGGGPGIMRAGNEGAGAANSFAVNIRLPFEQDTNPVMDKDEKVITYKYFFNRKVAFLKEADAVVMFPGGFGTLDETMEIMTLIQTGKNPPIPLVMIDDDDGYWEDWLDFLKESLFKRGLISGEDFGLFSITRNPVEAVQVIDDFYKNYHSLRFVRSRMIIRLNKALDSDHLNILTNEFSAILIPGGKMSLCSHLPEEHDQPDLKHLPRLTVDFNRRSYGLLKSFIRRINSF, from the coding sequence ATGCCATTACGTTTTGATCGCTGCAATGGTGAGATAGATGAACTTATTGATCAGCTGATGCGTAAAACCGGGGTTCATCATCCGGATATGATCAGGGAGATGATTCTGGGGGCTCTGAAGTCCGGCCAGGAAAATGATTATCTTGCCGATCAGAAGCTGATGCGAACCACAATGAAGGAGATGCGTTATACCAATAAGGTTTTTTCTCCCTATCGAAATCGGAGGAAGGTTACAATTTTTGGAAGTGCCAGAACTCCTTCTGATGCAGCAATATATAAGACCTGTGTAGAGTTTTCCCGGATGCTGGTAGAGCGAAACTATATGGTCATAACCGGCGGCGGCCCAGGGATTATGCGTGCTGGCAATGAGGGGGCAGGGGCTGCAAATTCCTTCGCAGTTAATATCCGTCTGCCATTTGAGCAGGATACCAATCCGGTGATGGACAAAGATGAAAAAGTGATCACCTATAAATATTTCTTTAACCGTAAGGTTGCTTTTCTTAAGGAAGCGGATGCCGTTGTCATGTTTCCTGGAGGGTTTGGGACTCTGGATGAAACTATGGAAATCATGACTTTAATCCAGACCGGGAAAAATCCCCCCATTCCACTGGTGATGATCGATGATGACGATGGATATTGGGAAGATTGGCTCGATTTTCTCAAAGAAAGCTTGTTTAAAAGAGGATTGATTTCCGGTGAAGATTTTGGTTTGTTCTCAATAACTCGTAACCCGGTTGAAGCTGTTCAGGTGATCGATGATTTTTACAAGAATTATCATTCATTACGGTTTGTTAGAAGCAGGATGATTATTCGTCTTAATAAGGCGCTTGATTCGGATCATCTCAATATACTGACAAATGAATTCAGTGCCATTTTGATTCCTGGAGGAAAAATGAGTTTGTGTTCTCACTTACCCGAGGAACATGATCAGCCTGATTTGAAGCACTTGCCACGATTAACAGTCGACTTTAACCGACGTAGCTATGGCTTATTGAAGTCATTTATCCGCAGAATTAATTCCTTTTAG
- a CDS encoding alpha/beta hydrolase codes for MEKSKFIKAFLNAKPLPLEDISEARRLESARSSRSAKVPFPGHIDNVTAATALGTTKVRIYNPPGSGPFPVVLYMHGGGFSIGSPETSDNICRMISNSAKTVLISVDYGLAPEHKFPYALEECYQIALWIQENDVALNIRADQLIIAGDSAGGNLAASICLLALEREDFSPIYQVLICPLLDLQTEHEDKINGINDNLLTVENSRTFSSYYLQDSHDAGNPLVSPLLADSLSGLPPATIITAELDALATEAITYGTRLKSAGTSVIHRHYKGQVHDFVLFIRSLDEAKEAAENISRDIVRILTVQN; via the coding sequence ATGGAAAAATCCAAGTTCATCAAAGCCTTCCTCAATGCCAAACCGCTGCCTCTTGAAGATATTAGTGAGGCACGAAGACTGGAAAGTGCTCGATCCTCAAGATCGGCTAAAGTTCCTTTTCCCGGACATATTGACAACGTTACAGCGGCTACGGCCCTGGGAACAACCAAAGTTCGAATCTACAACCCACCAGGTAGCGGCCCATTTCCGGTCGTTCTCTACATGCACGGCGGTGGCTTCAGTATCGGCAGCCCTGAAACTTCGGATAATATTTGTCGAATGATCTCCAACTCTGCAAAGACTGTCCTGATCAGTGTCGACTATGGCCTGGCTCCTGAACACAAATTCCCCTACGCTTTAGAAGAATGCTATCAAATCGCACTCTGGATTCAGGAAAATGATGTCGCTCTCAATATCAGAGCAGATCAACTGATCATTGCCGGTGACAGTGCCGGCGGGAATCTGGCAGCAAGTATTTGCCTACTGGCTCTCGAAAGGGAAGATTTCAGCCCGATTTACCAAGTCCTGATCTGTCCGTTGCTTGATCTGCAGACAGAACATGAAGACAAAATCAATGGCATCAATGACAATTTATTAACAGTAGAAAACAGCCGCACGTTCAGTAGCTATTACCTGCAAGATTCACATGATGCCGGCAATCCTCTGGTCTCTCCACTTTTGGCTGATAGCCTCTCGGGACTTCCCCCGGCTACGATTATCACCGCTGAACTTGATGCTCTGGCGACAGAGGCAATCACCTATGGAACACGTCTCAAAAGTGCAGGCACCTCTGTCATCCACCGACATTATAAGGGTCAGGTTCATGATTTTGTATTATTTATAAGATCTTTGGATGAAGCAAAAGAGGCTGCAGAAAACATCAGCCGGGATATTGTCAGAATATTAACTGTGCAAAATTGA
- a CDS encoding translation initiation factor Sui1: MSNSNSRLVYSDEIGPTCRKCGQLLQKCRCDNKLPNRTKDDGIIRIQRETKGRKGKGVTLVTGIPLEGDELKVLAKSLKQKCGTGGTIKNGVIEIQGDHRDLLLNLLQEKGWKVKKAGG; encoded by the coding sequence ATGTCAAATTCAAATAGTCGACTTGTTTATTCTGATGAAATAGGACCAACCTGCCGCAAATGTGGGCAACTGTTACAAAAATGCCGCTGCGACAACAAACTGCCGAATCGGACTAAAGATGATGGAATTATCCGGATTCAACGGGAAACGAAAGGGCGCAAGGGAAAAGGGGTCACTCTGGTGACCGGCATACCGTTAGAGGGTGATGAACTCAAAGTATTAGCAAAATCCCTGAAACAGAAATGTGGTACTGGTGGGACAATTAAAAACGGAGTCATTGAAATTCAAGGTGATCATCGTGACTTGCTTCTGAATTTACTCCAGGAGAAAGGTTGGAAAGTCAAAAAAGCGGGAGGTTGA
- a CDS encoding methyl-accepting chemotaxis protein, with translation MKNLKLAYKILALSLIIIIAFTITISFLYLQTRDKLFTARKNLVKEVVTSGWGVVNHYVTLAESGEMTTEEAQLAAKESIRATRYDGDNYFFILDRNAVVLMHPLSPDLEGQSLINKEDSSGVRMFAEMANLAVRDGEGIVNYEWAKTGSSGPVGKISFVKLVPEWGWVLGSGAYVDDIHAELNAVLYQVLFALIVTIAIVLALVYFISRGITQPLGKTVEVIQYLRAGDFSKRLQMARSDEIGHLAEALDSMSDSLKANADVAEEIADGNLDVHVTLASDTDQLGLSLQKMASNLNDLLSQIQGAGEQINSASSQVADSSQSLSQGATETAAALEEISSSMGEMGSQTSKSAENANQANQLAAEASSAAAKGGQQMSGMVAAMAEINEAGQNISKIIKVIDEIAFQTNLLALNAAVEAARAGQHGKGFAVVAEEVRNLAARSAKAASETAMLIEGSVEKTQNGTRIAEQTSSALQEIVSSITEVTDLVGEIAAASNEQAQGITQVNQGLGQVDQAVQGNTATSEETAAAAEELSSQAEHLKHMISRFKLAKTHMMQPSAPQIKTPAASAQGIGWSGMSDQTSTPNISLDDSDFGKY, from the coding sequence ATGAAAAACCTTAAATTAGCGTACAAAATTTTAGCTCTTAGCCTCATCATCATCATTGCGTTTACCATCACTATCAGCTTTTTGTATTTACAAACCAGAGACAAACTCTTTACCGCACGAAAAAATCTGGTAAAGGAGGTTGTGACTTCCGGTTGGGGCGTTGTTAATCACTACGTAACGCTTGCCGAGAGTGGAGAGATGACGACTGAGGAAGCTCAGCTTGCAGCAAAAGAGTCTATCCGTGCGACGCGCTATGATGGCGATAATTATTTTTTCATTTTAGATCGTAACGCTGTGGTGCTTATGCATCCGCTCAGCCCCGATTTGGAGGGGCAAAGTCTTATAAATAAAGAGGATTCTTCAGGGGTCCGGATGTTTGCCGAGATGGCAAATCTGGCGGTCAGGGACGGTGAAGGAATAGTCAACTATGAGTGGGCAAAAACAGGTTCCAGTGGGCCGGTTGGAAAAATATCATTTGTCAAACTGGTACCGGAATGGGGCTGGGTTCTCGGCAGCGGTGCTTATGTTGATGACATTCATGCGGAACTGAACGCAGTTCTTTATCAAGTATTATTTGCCCTGATTGTCACCATCGCCATTGTGCTGGCCTTGGTATACTTCATTTCTCGTGGAATCACCCAACCGCTTGGTAAGACCGTGGAAGTGATCCAATATCTTCGCGCTGGTGATTTTTCCAAACGTTTGCAGATGGCCCGATCCGATGAGATTGGTCATCTTGCAGAGGCTCTTGATTCCATGTCGGATAGTTTGAAAGCTAACGCTGATGTGGCTGAAGAGATTGCTGACGGTAATCTTGATGTTCATGTCACTTTGGCATCAGACACCGATCAACTGGGTCTTTCTCTTCAGAAAATGGCCAGCAATCTCAATGATCTTCTGTCTCAGATTCAGGGAGCTGGGGAGCAAATCAATTCTGCGAGCAGTCAGGTTGCTGACTCGAGTCAGAGCCTTTCACAGGGAGCGACAGAAACAGCAGCCGCACTGGAAGAAATCAGCAGTTCCATGGGTGAGATGGGCTCACAGACCTCCAAGAGTGCAGAAAACGCCAATCAGGCCAATCAGCTTGCAGCCGAAGCAAGTAGTGCTGCAGCAAAAGGTGGCCAGCAGATGAGTGGCATGGTTGCAGCCATGGCTGAAATCAACGAAGCAGGGCAGAACATTAGTAAAATTATTAAAGTTATCGATGAAATTGCCTTCCAGACAAACTTGCTGGCTCTCAATGCCGCTGTTGAGGCGGCTCGTGCCGGACAGCATGGTAAAGGATTTGCGGTTGTTGCTGAAGAGGTTCGTAATCTTGCCGCTCGCAGTGCCAAAGCTGCCAGCGAGACAGCAATGTTGATAGAAGGTTCGGTGGAGAAAACTCAAAATGGTACCAGGATTGCCGAACAGACTTCTTCTGCACTACAGGAAATCGTTAGCTCGATTACTGAAGTGACGGATCTCGTCGGAGAGATTGCTGCAGCAAGTAATGAACAGGCTCAGGGGATTACCCAGGTCAACCAAGGGCTTGGTCAGGTTGATCAAGCGGTTCAGGGGAACACCGCGACTTCCGAAGAAACTGCAGCTGCAGCAGAAGAGCTTTCAAGTCAGGCAGAGCATTTAAAGCACATGATCAGCCGTTTTAAGCTTGCAAAAACACATATGATGCAGCCTTCAGCCCCGCAAATAAAGACGCCTGCAGCTAGCGCACAAGGAATCGGTTGGAGCGGGATGTCCGACCAAACTTCAACGCCCAATATTAGTCTTGATGACAGTGATTTCGGGAAATATTGA
- a CDS encoding rhodanese-like domain-containing protein, which translates to MQSLMLVSPQWLQDNLSNPEIQVIENTWNEGSYQKAHIAGAVCSPGNPYLKRYDDNGVKTQHVMRAEDFLTFCYDLGLKRHKHYVIYDDHYGLFAARFWCVCRYFGVRNISILNGSWRGWLEQNRPVSSLLKSLEPGTDIVLNPHENHFIGWKELKEMYRSPKIQIWDTRRTGEYDGTEETENQRRGHIPGAVHLSWSDLLTDVISEGAPRFLKSNDELERILSDLGLRRDKMIVTYCQSGIRAAFCIFILEMLGYPYHRLYDASMGEWTSIAETPLTL; encoded by the coding sequence ATGCAAAGTCTTATGCTGGTCAGTCCTCAGTGGTTGCAAGATAATTTAAGTAACCCGGAAATTCAGGTGATAGAAAATACCTGGAATGAAGGTTCCTATCAAAAGGCCCACATTGCAGGAGCTGTTTGTTCCCCAGGCAATCCCTATCTGAAGAGATATGATGACAATGGTGTGAAAACTCAGCATGTTATGAGGGCTGAAGACTTCTTAACTTTTTGTTATGACCTGGGCCTCAAACGCCATAAACATTATGTCATTTATGACGATCATTATGGTCTTTTTGCCGCACGTTTCTGGTGTGTCTGCCGTTATTTCGGTGTCCGTAACATCAGTATCCTTAACGGTAGCTGGAGAGGTTGGTTAGAGCAGAATCGACCTGTTTCCAGCCTGCTGAAATCTCTGGAGCCTGGAACCGACATCGTTTTAAATCCCCATGAAAATCATTTTATTGGCTGGAAAGAACTGAAAGAGATGTACCGGAGTCCCAAGATTCAAATTTGGGATACCCGGCGAACAGGGGAGTATGATGGCACTGAAGAGACAGAGAATCAGCGACGGGGGCACATCCCGGGAGCTGTCCACCTTTCCTGGTCTGATTTGTTGACTGACGTGATCAGTGAGGGCGCTCCGCGCTTTCTTAAATCAAATGACGAACTTGAAAGGATATTGTCGGATCTGGGGCTTCGGCGCGACAAAATGATAGTGACTTATTGCCAATCCGGTATCCGCGCAGCCTTTTGTATTTTTATTTTGGAAATGCTTGGTTACCCGTATCACCGGCTTTATGATGCATCAATGGGTGAATGGACCAGCATCGCAGAAACACCTCTGACTCTGTGA
- a CDS encoding EamA family transporter has protein sequence MKTVNTKMGALEWLLLLILSVLWGGSFFFVGVAVKALPPLIIVTLRVSLAAIALNLIVRATGLRMPTEWHYWKAFFGMGLLNNVIPFCLIVWGQTHIASGLASIFNATTPLFTVLVAHAFTKDEKISVGRMGGILIGFTGVAVIIGLDSLGGLGTDTLAQLAVLNAALSYAFAGVYGRRFKSMGTAPLVTASGQVTASTILLTPLALFVDQPWSLAMPGLEVWVAISGLALVSTALAYIIYFHILATAGATNLLLVTFLIPVSAILLGAVFLNEQVVGKDLAGMGLIGCGLVAIDGRCFSFLKRKILPTGAVS, from the coding sequence ATGAAAACAGTAAATACTAAAATGGGTGCTCTTGAATGGCTGCTGTTGCTGATTCTATCGGTTCTTTGGGGCGGGTCATTCTTTTTTGTCGGGGTTGCTGTTAAAGCCCTTCCTCCTTTGATTATTGTAACTCTGCGGGTCAGCCTGGCGGCAATAGCCCTGAACTTGATTGTTCGAGCGACCGGTTTGCGGATGCCAACGGAATGGCACTATTGGAAAGCCTTTTTCGGCATGGGTTTGTTGAACAATGTCATTCCATTTTGCCTGATTGTATGGGGGCAGACACATATTGCCAGTGGGCTGGCTTCGATCTTTAACGCCACCACACCATTGTTCACAGTCCTTGTTGCGCACGCCTTCACCAAGGACGAAAAAATCAGTGTTGGGCGGATGGGCGGTATTCTGATCGGCTTTACAGGTGTTGCTGTGATCATCGGACTGGACAGCTTGGGTGGATTAGGGACCGACACCCTGGCGCAATTAGCGGTGCTCAATGCAGCTCTTTCTTACGCCTTTGCAGGAGTTTATGGCCGGCGCTTCAAAAGCATGGGAACGGCACCGCTTGTGACAGCAAGCGGGCAAGTGACGGCATCAACCATTCTGTTGACACCTCTGGCTCTTTTTGTGGACCAACCCTGGTCGTTAGCCATGCCCGGACTGGAAGTATGGGTTGCGATCTCTGGATTGGCATTGGTATCGACGGCTCTGGCTTATATTATCTACTTTCATATTCTTGCTACGGCAGGTGCGACCAATCTCTTGCTGGTTACTTTTCTGATACCTGTCAGTGCGATCCTGCTTGGTGCCGTATTTCTCAATGAGCAGGTGGTTGGCAAGGACTTGGCTGGAATGGGTCTCATCGGTTGTGGATTAGTTGCGATTGATGGGCGATGCTTTTCATTTCTCAAGAGAAAAATATTGCCGACAGGCGCTGTTTCATAG
- a CDS encoding ATP-binding protein: MTENGKLIFFCGKMGAGKTIKSRKVAHAQNAVLISEDEWLESLYPGEIKKISDYLKFSRRLKPLLTRHVQNILRIGTDVVMDFPANTVSQRKWFKALYSEINAPHELIYLHVSNEICLNQIAQRRIEQPERALFDTEEVFYHVTNFFEEPRADEGFNIKRIDRNV, from the coding sequence ATGACTGAAAATGGAAAATTGATTTTTTTCTGTGGGAAAATGGGTGCTGGTAAAACGATAAAATCAAGAAAAGTCGCTCATGCTCAGAATGCTGTGCTTATTTCTGAAGATGAATGGTTGGAATCACTATATCCTGGAGAAATTAAAAAAATCTCTGACTATCTGAAATTCTCCCGTCGGTTAAAGCCACTGTTAACACGACATGTTCAAAATATTTTACGCATAGGAACTGATGTGGTTATGGATTTTCCCGCCAATACAGTTTCTCAGCGAAAATGGTTCAAAGCTTTGTATTCTGAAATCAATGCTCCTCATGAACTGATTTATCTGCATGTCAGTAACGAAATTTGCCTTAACCAGATCGCACAAAGGCGCATTGAACAGCCAGAAAGAGCGCTATTTGATACTGAAGAAGTTTTTTATCATGTAACAAATTTCTTTGAAGAACCAAGGGCAGATGAAGGCTTTAATATCAAGCGAATTGATCGGAACGTATAA
- a CDS encoding methyltransferase domain-containing protein: MDTDSYLHSLLVTNPLREPTLRAAIETLYLPFGSSGLDAGCGIGLQCLLLSAAVGSPGHVTGLDISPKFLNRGEEIVKEEGLSGRISFQEGDVGSIPFDDRTFDWAWSADCVGYGPWEPLPLLKELSRVVKPGGIVAISGWSSENMLPGYPRLEARLRATSGGIAPFVHGKNPDTHFLRALGWFREIGLEEPTAKVFAGSFYAPLSPEIRTALEELFDMRWSDAENELSSDDQIEYQRLCHPDSHDFILNLPDYYGFFTHTLFWGKIAR; the protein is encoded by the coding sequence ATGGACACGGATTCATATCTGCATAGCCTTTTGGTGACCAATCCGTTGAGAGAGCCAACCCTTCGCGCAGCGATTGAGACATTGTACCTTCCTTTTGGCAGCAGCGGATTAGATGCGGGGTGTGGCATTGGTCTTCAATGTTTGCTGTTGTCTGCTGCAGTAGGAAGTCCTGGGCATGTCACTGGGTTGGATATCTCCCCGAAGTTCCTGAATCGTGGTGAAGAGATTGTCAAAGAGGAGGGGCTGTCAGGGCGGATTTCCTTTCAGGAAGGAGATGTTGGCTCTATTCCTTTCGACGATCGAACTTTTGACTGGGCATGGAGTGCCGACTGCGTTGGATATGGTCCTTGGGAACCGCTACCGTTATTAAAAGAGTTGTCACGTGTTGTGAAGCCTGGAGGTATTGTCGCGATCTCTGGCTGGTCTTCGGAAAACATGCTTCCTGGATATCCTCGGTTGGAGGCCCGTCTGAGGGCGACATCGGGTGGCATTGCTCCATTTGTGCATGGAAAGAATCCAGACACACATTTCCTGCGCGCTCTCGGCTGGTTTCGGGAGATAGGGTTGGAGGAACCTACCGCAAAAGTTTTTGCTGGGAGTTTCTATGCCCCCCTCAGTCCAGAAATACGCACTGCCTTGGAGGAGCTTTTTGATATGCGCTGGTCAGATGCAGAGAACGAGTTGTCTTCCGACGATCAGATAGAATACCAGCGCTTATGCCATCCGGATTCACACGATTTTATTCTGAATCTACCCGATTATTATGGGTTTTTTACTCATACACTCTTCTGGGGGAAAATTGCCCGCTAA